The genomic DNA GAGCATTCCAAACTCAACAAGCCTTTTACCGTATCCTATAAGTATTTCAGACAGGATCTCTTTATCCGGTCTGCTTTCAAGCTTTTTCAGGTAAAACTGTTTTATCCTGTCAGAAGTTTCAAAATAAACATCCTGAAACTGATTTCCTACACATATAACCTGAAAAAAGAATATATAAGCTATCTCTTTGTATTCATACATTATTTTGAATATATCCCTTGCAAAAAGCTTTATAGTTTTTGATGGTTTGTCCTCAACGGCAGAATACTTGTCTATTATCCTTACCATGTTAGAAACTATTAGCTGA from Persephonella sp. includes the following:
- a CDS encoding TetR/AcrR family transcriptional regulator; the encoded protein is MSQSTRDKLITSAIKVFSEKGFYNTKISDIVQEAGVAQGTFYIYFKSKEEIFLRIVQLIVSNMVRIIDKYSAVEDKPSKTIKLFARDIFKIMYEYKEIAYIFFFQVICVGNQFQDVYFETSDRIKQFYLKKLESRPDKEILSEILIGYGKRLVEFGML